CCCGCATGGATGAGCTTTACGACCTGATTGATAAGCTCAGCGAGGAGAGAAGAGAAGGAATAGTTATGAAAACCCCCGACATGAGGAGGATAGCGAAGTACGTTACGCCCTACGCAAACATCAACGACATAAAGATAGGCTCCCACATCTTCTTCGACCTTCCCGGGGGCTACTTCATGGGGAGGATAAGCAGACTTGCCTTCTACATAGCCGAGAGAAAGGTCAGGGGGAAGGGGCTTGAAGAATACGCCAGGGCCCTCGGAGAGGCGCTTTTGAGACCTCTCGTTGAGAGCATTGAGGAGGTATCGCGCGGACACGCCGTCGAGGAGACCTTCAAGGTCAGGGTCAAGAACATAAGCACCGCCCACAGAATGGTCACCCACTTCGAAAAGCTCGGGCTCAGCATCCACATTGAAGACATCGAGGATCTGAAAAACGGTTACTGGAGGATAACCTTCAAGAGGGTTTATCCAGACGCCACGCGCGAAATACGGGAGCTGTGGAACGGGCTGGCGTTCGTGGACTGAGGTCTGTCTCGCTTTGTTTCTGAGGTACGTGCTTTCTTTTTAAATTCGCGGGAAATGATAATCGCCATTATGATAACCGTGGTTATTATTCCCTAGGCCGTTTAAAGACTTCGAAAGGCTTATAAGCCCAAATACCTCCTCAAGGAGGAGCTGAGGGACGTTTCGAGGTACTTCTCGATTCTCAGAGCCATTGCTCTCGGCTACACGCACTTCGGCCAGATAGCGAATAAAGCAAGGATAGAAACCAAGAGCCTCGGCAGGTACTTCAACGTTTTAGAGGAGATGGGCTACATCAGGGAAGAGAGGCCCTTTTTGGGGAAGGGACGAACGGTTTACAGGATAAACGACAACTTCTTTGCCTTCTGGTTCCGCTTCGTCTTTCCGAGGAGGGACGGGATAGAGATAGGATTTGATGTGGTGGAGGAGATAAGGGACGAGTTCAACGACTACCCTGGCTTCGTCTTTGAGGACATTGCCAGACAGTTTTTAATTGGCTCAATAAGGCTGGCGAACTGCCCTTTAAGTTCACAAAAATTGGGCGCTGGTGGCACAAGAACGAGAAGATCGACCTCGTTGCTCTGGATGAGAGGGAGAAAAAAGCCCTCTTCGTCGAGGTGAAGTGGAAAGAGCTAAGCGAGAGAAGGAAGAGAGATTCTAAAGGATTTGGAGAGGAAAGCGAAGCTTGTAGGACTGGAAGGGTGGAAGAAGTGGTATGGAATCGTTGCAAAAGAGATTGAGGAAAAGGAAGAGCTTAGAGAAGATGGCTGGCTGGTGTGGGATTTGAGGGACTTCGAGGAATAGTTTAAGCAGGGGCTGATCTTCTTACTGCCCTAAAGGGCAAGGGCTCGGCTTAACACATCGCCAGCGGAGAGGTTTACTGACCTATCGCCTACTCTGGTTATATTTTGCCCCAACTTAGTTATCATTAAGCAAGGAGGGGAACATTGGGAAACTTAAAAGGTGTTTCCTTGAATCGGTCCTTTGGCATCGGGCCAGTACTCGAAAAGCTGGGCAAGTTTACAAAACAGCTATTTATAAATAGTTGTTCGATATACTAGACAAGATTTATAAATGATGCAGATGTATTGACTATCATGAGGGAGGATTTAGCCAAGGTTCTGGTGGAGTGGCAGGAAACGTGGACGCCCGAGCTCGTCGAGAGGGACTTTGACCTTTCCCTGATTCCGGATAAACCGAGAAAGGTCGTAACCTTCGCAGGCTGCAGGAGGGTCGGCAAAACCTACCTCATGTTCCAGCTCATCAACGAACTCTCAAAGAAAGTCCCGAGGGAGGAGATATTCTACGTCAACTTCGAGGATGAGAGGCTTGAGAAAAAGATCGAAACCCTAACCGAGCTCATCCCGACGATAGAGGAGCTCTATGGAAGGAAGGAAAGGCTGTACCTCTTTCTGGACGAGATACAGAACATCCCAAACTGGGACCTCTGGGTGAGAAGAATTCACGATTCGAGGGGGGATGTAAGGCTCTTCCTGAGCGGCTCTTCCTCAAAGCTATCCAGCAGGGAGATACCGACATCACTCAGGGGCAGGGCGCTGACCTTTGAAGTTTTCCCCCTGAGCTTCCGTGAGTTTCTAAGGTTTAAGGGCTTTGAAATGCCTGAGAAACTGGACTTCAGCTCCAAAAAGCCAGTGCTCCTTAACCTGCTGAGGGAGTACGTCCTCTACGGAGGCTTTCCAGAGGTTGTTCTAACCAAAGACGTGAGGATCAAGAGGCTGATCGTCAGGGACTACTTCAACACGATAATAGCCCTCGATGTCGTGGAGAGGTATTCGATCAGAAACCCCGAAGAGCTCAGGGCGTTCATCAGGCTTCTCCTTAACTCCGAGTACGTGAGCCTGAGCAAAACCGCCAGAACGATGAGGAGCATGGGCTACTCAATATCCAAGTCAACGCTTGCCAACTACCTGAGGTACCTCGGGGAGTGCTACTTCGCCTTCCCCATTGAGGTTTATTCCTCCAAGGTAAAGCTCAGGATGCAGCATCCAAGAAAGATGTACTTCGTTGACACATCGTTCCTGACGTTTCTGAGCGTAAAGTTCAGCGAGAACATCGGGAGGCTGATGGAGAACACGGTTTTTATCGAACTCCTCAGGCGTGGAAAGGAGGTCAACTATGCCCTCGGAGATAACTGGGAGGTCGATTTCGTCCTGCCCGATGAAGGAGTCCTCCTACAAGTTAGCTACGATGTTGGCGATGAGGAGACGCTAAGGCGCGAGGTGAACGCGCTGAGGAAGGCATCGAGGGAGTTCGGCTTTAAAAATGCCCTGTTGATTACGTGGGATTCTGAGAGGAGGATAGAAAGGGGGAAAACCACGATAGAGATGGTGCCGCTGTGGAAGTTCCTGCTTGGGGAGTTTATTTAAGTGTAGCATGGTCTGTGGTGGATGGGCCGGGATTTAGCCGACTTCGAAAGGCTTATCCCCTCAAAAACTATAGACTCCACGTGGAATCACGCCTGAGCCCCTGCAGTTATTCCGAATTCACGGCTGGTGGTGACTGCAATGGTTACGTACTACCTCACGGGAAAAATTCGAAAGACGGTGCGCGTAGAAAGAAAAAAAGGTTGGTTCGGCAAGGAGGTTGAAGAAATACCTGTACATGATGCAGAAGAGCTAAAAAAAGAGTGAAACGTTAGTAGGAGAAATGAGAGAGCTCATGAAAATCCTAGAAGAAAATGGGATCAAGCTCTCAAAAAAGTGCTTAAGGACGCGCTGGAACACACACTCATGTAACAATATTAGACGAGAACAAAGAAAGGTACCACGATGTGTATGCCCCGAACAAAACAGATGCAACGAAATACAATATTCTCTTTCAGCTTCTAGCACTGCCAACTGCTTACAAAGGCAGCGAATATACTTATCAAGAGCACAGTAAAACAACTGAACGTATTTTGAATATAGCCATTGGCGATGAAAGAACAGAGAAAAAGTGGGTATGGCACCCGGATCTGAAAGAAATAGACAAAAAGGCTCGAATACTTCCGCCCTTCGAAGAGCTAAAAAAGCGGGCAGCAGTGATAGCAATGATCCTGGAGGATGAATACGACCACATACCAGAAGAAAAAAGAAAGAATATGGAAGAATTCGTGAATGCTGCAATTAAACTGGCAGAACGCTTAGCAGAGATAAAGGCAAAGGGAGAAAAGGCAACAAGACATATCAAAGCAGGTAAAGTGCCAGAATTTGAGGAATTTGTAGACGCGTTCAAGAAGGTAGCGCCAGAGGAAATGATCGTAAGGCAAAAAAAGAAACCCTCCGCAAAGTATCCGAAGGTTCAGAAGCAGATAGAAACAGAGCCGAGGACGAAAAGTTTACCCGAAGATACTAAACTCGAAGTCCTCTCCATCCTCCAAGCTTTAGAGTTCGCGGACTACTCCGAAAAAGCCAAGGAAAAAGCCCTCGGAAAGCTGGCCTCGATGCTCGAAGAGCTCTCGAAGGAAAAGCTCACCCCCGAGAACCTCCAGAAAATCGGCCTCGTAGCCTTCGCTATCGGGCTAATAAAACGGAGTGAGTTCGAGCGGGTGGAGGAGATAAAGAAGCTCTGAGGGGTTTAGTTAAAAACTCCACTTGAAGGAATCCTGATCTGAGAGAAGCTCTCAAAGGTTTTCGTTACCAACGAATTTTGCTCTGGCGCTATGAGTATATGGTGCGGGGGCGGGGATTTGAACCCCGGAACCCCTACGGGAGTGGATCTTGAGTCCACCGCCTTTGACCAGGCTCGGCAACCCCCGCTCGGTTCGAGAATAATGGGGAAGGCGGGCTTTATAAAATTAACCGCTCAGCGTTCGAGTCTTTTGACGCCTTCCTTGGTGCCAACAAGAACGATGTCCGCTATATCGGCAAAGATTCCGTTTTCGACAACTCCGGGAATCGTGTTGAGCTCTATCTCAAGGTCGAGGGGGTCATCTATCCTGTGGAACCT
The sequence above is drawn from the Thermococcus sp. genome and encodes:
- a CDS encoding ATP-binding protein, translating into MREDLAKVLVEWQETWTPELVERDFDLSLIPDKPRKVVTFAGCRRVGKTYLMFQLINELSKKVPREEIFYVNFEDERLEKKIETLTELIPTIEELYGRKERLYLFLDEIQNIPNWDLWVRRIHDSRGDVRLFLSGSSSKLSSREIPTSLRGRALTFEVFPLSFREFLRFKGFEMPEKLDFSSKKPVLLNLLREYVLYGGFPEVVLTKDVRIKRLIVRDYFNTIIALDVVERYSIRNPEELRAFIRLLLNSEYVSLSKTARTMRSMGYSISKSTLANYLRYLGECYFAFPIEVYSSKVKLRMQHPRKMYFVDTSFLTFLSVKFSENIGRLMENTVFIELLRRGKEVNYALGDNWEVDFVLPDEGVLLQVSYDVGDEETLRREVNALRKASREFGFKNALLITWDSERRIERGKTTIEMVPLWKFLLGEFI